One region of Triticum aestivum cultivar Chinese Spring chromosome 6B, IWGSC CS RefSeq v2.1, whole genome shotgun sequence genomic DNA includes:
- the LOC123135645 gene encoding MOB kinase activator-like 1A isoform X2: MQSLFGRSSRNQRTFRPKKSAPARDKSMKLKRHIDATLGSGNLREVVRLPVGEDLNEWLAVNTVDFFNQVSLLYGTLMEFCTPATCPTMSAGPKYEYRWADGLKIKRPIEVSAPKYVEYLMDWIEAQLDEESIFPQKLGAPFPPNFRDVAKTIFKRLFRVYAHIYHSHFQMILKLQEEAHLNTCFKHFVLFTTEFQLIDRSELAPLSELIEPIWRGH; the protein is encoded by the exons ATGCAGAGCCTCTTTGGTCGCAGCAGCAG GAACCAGCGGACATTCAGGCCCAAGAAGAGTGCTCCAGCGAGGGACAAG AGCATGAAGCTGAAGAGGCACATCGACGCGACCCTCGGCAGCGGTAACCTGCGAGAGGTGGTCCGCCTGCCAGTCGGAGAGGATCTCAACGAGTGGCTCGCTGTCAACA CTGTCGACTTCTTCAACCAAGTGAGCCTCCTGTACGGCACCCTCATGGAGTTCTGCACGCCAGCTACCTGCCCCACCATGTCAGCCGGTCCAAA GTATGAGTACAGGTGGGCTGATGGACTCAAGATCAAGAGGCCTATTGAAGTGTCTGCACCAAAGTACGTCGAGTACCTGATGGACTGGATCGAAGCCCAGCTCGACGAAGAATCCATCTTCCCTCAAAAGCTTG GGGCTCCCTTCCCTCCAAACTTCCGGGACGTCGCCAAGACCATCTTCAAGCGTCTGTTCAGGGTGTATGCCCACATATACCACTCGCATTTCCAGATGATTCTCAAGCTCCAGGAAGAAGCACATCTCAACACCTGCTTCAAGCACTTTGTGCTCTTCACAACG GAATTTCAGTTAATCGATAGGTCAGAGCTGGCTCCTCTGAGCGAACTGATCGAACCCATATGGCGTGGACACTAG
- the LOC123135645 gene encoding MOB kinase activator-like 1B isoform X1, producing MLSLSTCPAQKKKFSYQSDHHIWTIRTQSMKLKRHIDATLGSGNLREVVRLPVGEDLNEWLAVNTVDFFNQVSLLYGTLMEFCTPATCPTMSAGPKYEYRWADGLKIKRPIEVSAPKYVEYLMDWIEAQLDEESIFPQKLGAPFPPNFRDVAKTIFKRLFRVYAHIYHSHFQMILKLQEEAHLNTCFKHFVLFTTEFQLIDRSELAPLSELIEPIWRGH from the exons ATGTTGTCATTATCCACATGCCCAGCCCAGAAAAAGAAGTTCAGTTACCAATCTGATCATCATATTTGGACTATACGTACACAGAGCATGAAGCTGAAGAGGCACATCGACGCGACCCTCGGCAGCGGTAACCTGCGAGAGGTGGTCCGCCTGCCAGTCGGAGAGGATCTCAACGAGTGGCTCGCTGTCAACA CTGTCGACTTCTTCAACCAAGTGAGCCTCCTGTACGGCACCCTCATGGAGTTCTGCACGCCAGCTACCTGCCCCACCATGTCAGCCGGTCCAAA GTATGAGTACAGGTGGGCTGATGGACTCAAGATCAAGAGGCCTATTGAAGTGTCTGCACCAAAGTACGTCGAGTACCTGATGGACTGGATCGAAGCCCAGCTCGACGAAGAATCCATCTTCCCTCAAAAGCTTG GGGCTCCCTTCCCTCCAAACTTCCGGGACGTCGCCAAGACCATCTTCAAGCGTCTGTTCAGGGTGTATGCCCACATATACCACTCGCATTTCCAGATGATTCTCAAGCTCCAGGAAGAAGCACATCTCAACACCTGCTTCAAGCACTTTGTGCTCTTCACAACG GAATTTCAGTTAATCGATAGGTCAGAGCTGGCTCCTCTGAGCGAACTGATCGAACCCATATGGCGTGGACACTAG